ATCATATCCGATCCAGTGATTTGGGAATTCAAGATATAACTATTTCTGAACAATCTGGAAAAAAGGAAGTGTTCTTTAACCATCACGGGCTTGACATGCCGATCCCCCTGAGTTTTGAATCCAGTGGAACGAAACGCCTGTTCCATCTGCTGCCTCAGATCGGTATAGCGCTCAGCAACGGCGTTCCTGCTGTCCTCGACGAGATAGACGCCGATCTTCATGTGGATATCGCCAGCGAAATTCTTAGCTGGTTCCGTTCCCAGGAGACTAATCCTTCAGGCGCACAGCTTTTTGTCTCCTCTCACAATGTCGGTCTGCTCGACAATCTGGAAAAGGAGGAGATTTTTATTGTCGAGAAGGACAGTAGTGGCGCGACCCGTGTGCATGGAGCACAAGATGTGCAGGGTCTTCGCCGAGATACGCGTCTCTATCCCAAATACCGGGCGGGGGTGCTCGGTGGTATTCCAAAGATTGGTTAAAAAGTGAACTGAAAAGACTTCTCAAAATCCTCGGTCTTTGATTTTTGTCGAAAAGTACAAAGGACATGCACTCGATATGAATGCGTGTCCTTTGTGTTTATAACTGATGTTACGCAGTCCTTCAGATAAGCCATCACGAAACACACCCTCACAAAACGCCATCAATCAAAGCCATATGCACAGCGCGTTTTTCCGTCAACCGCCGTCCTTTTTGTTTGCATCCAACTTTGAAGGCCACTACATGGCGTGCAGGCACCTGAGTAGTTTGCGCTGTGCAAGCCCCTCGGCGTTTGAGAGCGGCATTTTTTGCCTACTTTTTGTTGCTGGAGACAAAAAGTCGGTCGCCGAAGGCAGAACAAAGATAAAAAAGGTGGAATTATCACCAATACTTTCGACAAGCAACACAGTATTATTCCCATTTAAAATTACCGATCCACCACACACCGAAATCCAAGGGTATTGGTCTGGAGATTGGATGTTCGAGCGTCGCGCGCTGTTGTGCGCACCAGGAAGGCCGTGCTGAACCAGGATCCGCCGCGGACAACGCGTTCGAGGTGCAAGAAATGGGTTTTGATTTCGTAGTTGACGGGGTTATCGCGTGGGCTGCGTTGATAGTACGCGCTGTCGTATTCGTCTTGTGTCCATTCCCAAACGTTGCCGGCCATGTCCGATACGCCATAAGGGCTGCGCCCGTCTCTATTGCCTTCACGATAATATGCAACAGGTGCTGTGCCGTTGTCAAAGGGGTCGCCGCTGTTGAGGTAGTTGGCGCGGTTGGGATCCGGGGCAGCGCCCCAGGGATAGATACGCCCATCGGTTCCGCGTGCTGCTTTTTCCCATTCGGCTTCGGTGGGCAGGCGTCCGCCGAGCCATGCGCAGTATTCGCCGGCTTGAAACCAATTGATGTTGACAACAGGATGTTCGGGCGGGTCGAAGTTGGGCAGTTGACGTTCTGCGATGGCGTAGGGGTTCCATTGGGCATTGGAGATTTCTGTATGGTCTATGTAATAGGCTTTGAGGTGGACGGTGTGTTCAGGTCCTTCGTTGCGTATGCCGTTGTTGGCACCCATTTCGAACGGTCCTTCGGGTATTAAGATGAGGGTGTGTGTCGTGCCCACATGGGTTGTGATCTGGATACCGGTTTGCGTCTGCGATACAACGGGCGGTGGCGACTCTGGTTCTTCCGGCGGGGCAGTGGGTTTGTCTTTGCATCCGGGTAGGACGGTAGAGAGGATGATGAGATAGAGGGTTGTGCGGGTAATAGTCTTCATAGTGAATCAGGTAGAGAATGTATGGGAGAGTGGGAAATATCACTCAATATAATGTATCGGTATTAAAAGAGAAACCATCTGCTATTAAGGTGTGTCTAATGGGTTAAGGTGACGCTTATGAAATCGAAATTACAGACTATCACTAAATTGACAGAGCGACGGCTTCCGACCAACCGACCACCGACGCATCCGGGCGAAATGTTGTTGGAAGAATTTCTCAAGCCCCTGGGAATCAGTCAATCGGCCTTTGCAGTG
The sequence above is a segment of the Gemmatimonadota bacterium genome. Coding sequences within it:
- a CDS encoding formylglycine-generating enzyme family protein, which translates into the protein MKTITRTTLYLIILSTVLPGCKDKPTAPPEEPESPPPVVSQTQTGIQITTHVGTTHTLILIPEGPFEMGANNGIRNEGPEHTVHLKAYYIDHTEISNAQWNPYAIAERQLPNFDPPEHPVVNINWFQAGEYCAWLGGRLPTEAEWEKAARGTDGRIYPWGAAPDPNRANYLNSGDPFDNGTAPVAYYREGNRDGRSPYGVSDMAGNVWEWTQDEYDSAYYQRSPRDNPVNYEIKTHFLHLERVVRGGSWFSTAFLVRTTARDARTSNLQTNTLGFRCVVDR